One window of Penaeus chinensis breed Huanghai No. 1 chromosome 34, ASM1920278v2, whole genome shotgun sequence genomic DNA carries:
- the LOC125043744 gene encoding achaete-scute complex protein T5-like, with product MSVATTQRLVPIRPSPHKGVTVSKNVTVITTSASPATLTPPKTGLKRKLADPSPDPVKCKRRINFSGVGYVVSPVPVTVARRNARERNRVKQVNNGFATLRQHIPGAAKAKKISKVETLKQAVEYIRSLQDLLDTHDALMHRTNTLVASSQPSPAPKEPSHPYTNAVAPTTVLSQQQYRVLQYPNYYYSENVSPVPASVYPMNVSAVSPTCSDAAVSPTPSYDSAYSSQSSHETPVTVTTTSLSNMFNPANTTTLPDAYDPLDAYESATSPEDEELLDAIALWQQCQ from the coding sequence ATGTCGGTTGCCACCACACAACGCCTGGTGCCAATTCGGCCATCGCCACACAAGGGCGTGACAGTGTCTAAGAACGTCACAGTGATCACAACTTCGGCTTCTCCCGCCACTTTAACGCCGCCCAAGACGGGACTCAAAAGGAAATTGGCAGATCCAAGTCCCGACCCTGTGAAGTGTAAGCGACGCATCAACTTTAGTGGCGTCGGGTATGTAGTGTCGCCAGTGCCCGTGACAGTGGCCCGCCGAAATGCCCGTGAGAGGAACCGTGTCAAGCAAGTGAACAACGGCTTTGCAACGCTGCGCCAACACATACCCGGAGCCGCCAAAGCCAAGAAGATTAGCAAAGTAGAAACCTTGAAACAGGCAGTGGAGTATATAAGATCCTTACAGGACTTGTTGGACACGCACGATGCCCTGATGCACCGCACCAACACGCTCGTCGCCTCCAGCCAGCCCTCGCCCGCGCCCAAGGAGCCATCACACCCTTACACCAACGCCGTGGCGCCCACGACTGTCTTGTCCCAGCAACAGTACCGTGTTTTACAGTACCCAAACTACTATTACAGTGAAAACGTGTCACCAGTGCCTGCGTCAGTGTACCCCATGAACGTATCTGCAGTGTCTCCCACGTGCAGTGACGCAGCGGTGTCCCCAACGCCTTCGTACGATTCTGCGTACTCGTCACAGTCCTCTCACGAGACGCCGGTCACGGTCACCACCACCAGCCTAAGCAACATGTTCAACCCAGCCAACACCACGACCCTGCCGGACGCCTACGACCCCCTCGACGCCTACGAGTCAGCCACGTCGCCCGAGGACGAGGAGCTACTAGACGCCATCGCCCTGTGGCAGCAGTGTCAATAG